TCTACTTCTGGGACATCGTTAAAGCCCTCATCATCATCGTCAGCCCCGGCACGGTCATAATAATCATCCCGATAAAGGAAGGCGACAATATCCGCATCTTGCTCGATTGACCCGGATTCACGAATGTCTGACAAGACAGGTCGTTTATCCTGACGTTGTTCTACTCCACGTGAAAGCTGACTCAAAGCAATGACAGGAACCTTTAACTCTTTAGCCAGAATCTTCAACTGACGTGAAATTTCGGAGACTTCTTGTTGGCGGTTTTCTCGGCCTGTGCCCGAAATCAACTGCAAATAGTCAATCACGATAAGACCAAGATTGCCTGTTTCCTGTGCGAGTTTACGAGAACGTGCCCGTATCTCTGTAATCTTAATCCCTGGAGTATCATCAATGTAGATACTTGCTTTCGAAAGTGTCCCCATAGCAATAAAATATTGGTTCCACTCTTCGTCATTAAGCTGACCAGTACGTAAGTTATGGGATTCAATTGTTCCTTCCGCTGCAAGCATCCGGTTAACAAGACTTTCCGCACCCATTTCCAATGAAAAGATAGCGACAGTTTTATCTTGTTTGGTCCCAATATTCTGCGCAATATTTAAAGCAAAGGCTGTCTTACCCACGGCTGGACGTGCAGCAAGAATAATAAGTTCCTCCTCATGGAGACCTGTTGTCATAGCATCCAAGGCCGGATAGCCAGTCGCGATACCGGTAATCGTTGATTTTTGTTTAGCTCGTTCTTCCAGATCGTCGAGATTCATTGACAAGACGTCTGAAATCCGACGAAAGCTTGATGTATTACGTCCTTGCTGCACATCAATCAATGACTTTTCAGCTTCCGCAAGAACATCCTCGGCGGGATCTTCCTGACTGTAAGCTTTTTCTACACTCTGTGTTAATTTATTAATCAGCTGACGGAGCAAAGATTTTTCGGCAACGATTTTCGCATAATAAGAAGCATTAGCTGCCGTTGGTGTTGCAGTGGCAAGCTCAGCAATATAAGCGATGCCCCCGATAGTCTCTAAGTCATTTTGGTTTTCTAAAAGCGAGCGGACAGTCAACACATCAATCGCTTCACGATTGTCCGACAAGTACTCCATAGCACGGAAAATAATTTTGTGTGCGTTTTTGTAAAAGTCATCCGTAGAAAGAAATTCTTTTACTTCAATCAAGCGGTCACTATCAAGGAAAATAGCCCCCAAAACGGCTTGTTCGGCGGCTAAATCTTGTGGTGGTGCTTTGATAATATCAATATCAGGCATGTTATCTCTCGCTTACTTTGACCTTGACTGTAGCAGTTACATCACGGTGCAATTTGATTGGAACATCTTTAATTCCAAGCGCTTGAATCTTATTGATCAATTGAATTTTACGTTTGTCCACTTTGACATCCAATTGACTTTGAAGTGCTTTCGCGATATCTGCTTTATCCACGGCACCGAAGGTGTGACCTGTTGTTCCCACTTTCATCTTGATTTCAACCATGACATCATCTTGCTCAAGACGTTCTTTCAATGCTTTAGCTGCTGCGAGTTCTTCAGCTTCTTCTTTTTCTTTAGCTTTTGTTTTACCTTGAAGTTCTGCCACAGCAGCACTTGTTGCAACTTTTGCTAAATTTTTCTTAAGGAGAAAGTTATTTGCATAACCTGTGGGTACTTCTTTGATTTCGCCTTTTTTTCCTTGTCCTTTTACATCTGCTAAAAATACTACTTTCATTGTTCGTTCTCTCTTTCCTTAATTAATGCGATAAGGTCATGTTTGACTTCATCGATATTTCGTTCGTAAATTTGTGTGGCAGCGGCATTAAAGTGTCCGCCCCCTCCCATGGCTTCCATAATCGTTTGGACGTTATAATCTTTGAATGAACGCGCCGAGATAGAAATATAACCATTTTGGTGATTTGTAATCGAGAATGCGGCTTGAACATCTGCCATATCAAGCAAAGTGTCTGCGGCTTTGGCAGTCGCAACATTATCATATTTTTGGTCAGGTTTCCCTAAGGCAACCACAACTCCTGGCGCAACATATTCAGAGTTAAGAATAATTTCATTAATTTTTTTATATTTTTCAAACTCAGTGGCCAATATTCCTTTAATCAGGTTATTGTCAGCACCTTGCGAGCGAAGATAAGCAGCCACTTCAAACGTACGGGAAGTTGTTGCTTTGGTGAAATGCTTCGTATCCAACTCAATCCCAGCTAACGCAATACTAGCATCAGTTACCGTCATTTTCGAGTTATATTCATGGAATTGTAAAAGTTCGACTGCTAACTCACTGGCTGAACTTGCGCTTGATTCAATATAAGAAAGTAAGGCATGCTCAGGGAAATCATCATCTCGACGATGATGATCAATAACAACCAGTTTACTAAAGGACTTATAGAAATCAAGACTGAGTGTTTGTGTCGTCTTCGAGTGGTCAACCATGATCAGTAAGGAATTTTCCGTTTTCATATCAAAAGCTGTTTCAAGTTTAATAATATGTGCGAAACCTTCTTCAGTTTCATTTACTAGATCAATGGCTCGGCTCACCTCTGGCATCAATTGTTCAGGATCATAGACCACATAGGCTTCTTTTCCCGACATATTGACAAAATTTTTCATCGTAATTGCCGCACCTAGGGCATCCATATCTGGGAAACGATGACCTACGATAAAGACATCTTCACTTTCACTGATGATCGTTTGCAATGCTGTTGAAATAGCACGCGCACGCGTTCTTGATTTTTGAGTACGACTTTCAGAATTACCACCGAAATAAATTGTTTTGGCTTGCGGCGTATTCTCCCTAAGAACTGCTTGGTCCCCACCGCGCACTAAAGCTAACTCAAGATTGTTCAGGGAGGTTTTCCCAATACTTGGGAAATCATTCCAGCCATAGGATACACCCACAGATAATGTGAGAGGAATCTTGCTTTCAGCTGAATTCTTACGGAAATCTTTCAGTAAAGAAAACTTATCCTCAATCATTCGGTTCAAAATGCCGTAATCACAAAAGAAATAGTAACGGCTGCTTGAGACACGGCGCAAATATACACCGTATTTGCTTGCAAAACTTTCCAAATTGCTGGCAATCAAACTATTAACCTTGGTCCGTTCACTGTCCGCAATCAAATCTGTGACATCATCATAGTTATCAACCGAAATGCTTCCAATAACAGCACGGCTTTCCTGCAAGCTCTCACGACTGTTAGCCTCAGAAGTGGCATCAGCTAAATAAATAAGATTTTTTTCGTCATCTAAGGTTATAAAATATTTTTTCTTCTCAATCGTGAAAAATTGATTTCTTTCTTCATGATATTTTTGAATAATTGCCTTAACTTCTTCTTTATCAAGGACACGATCATCCCCATGATAAATCAAATCGATAAAGGGGTTGAACCATTCCGGCTCATAGGTCTCTTTATTGTAGCGGATGACACCGATAGGCATATTGTCTAAGGTTGCATTGAGTGAGTTTTCTGCTTCATCATTTATTTTTCTGATAAATTCAACTCTTCTTAAACGATAATTTCGAGCTTGAAGTAAGATGCCAACTGTGATAAGGATGTTCATCAAAAAAAGATAGAACACAGCCATCATTCGTGAGCCCGAAAAGATAAGCAAAAAACTTTCCAGGGCTTGCACGATAACCATGACTAACACAATTGTTATTGGTGAAAACCTCTGTACACTTTTCATTTCCTTCTCCTTTTATGCGTCTATTTACACATTGGCTATTTTTTTGAATGCGCAAAGCTATCAGTTTGCTGAAAAGCTTTCTAGTTTTTCTTTAACAGCCGTGAGATTGGGAAACCATGCATCTGCTGCGGACTGATTCATTCCAAAACGCGTATCTTCAATCGCCCAGACTGTAGCTCCAGCTGCCTTACCTGCCGCAATTCCTTTTTCGGAATCCTCAATGATTAAGGTTTCTTCCGGCTTTACATTGAGCGCCTTCATGCTTAGCTGATAAATTTCTGGGTGTGGTTTGGTTGCCTTCAAATCATTGCCGGAAAGGATTGACTTGAAGTAAGGACGTAAGCCATGTATATTAAGCATTTCGTCAATATCTTGCATGGCCGAGCTGGAAGCTAAACCGATTTTAAAGTTATCATTTTCTAAGGCTTCTAAAACGGCCTTAACATCTGGGAAAAGCAAATCTTTATAAGGAAGTGGATTATTGTCTTTTAATTTTAAATATGCTGCGTGCAGCTTTGCTGCTTCGTCTTGGTCAAAATCTACACCTAAGATTTGCGGCCAGATTTCTCGCATATTCCCTCCGATAAAATCAGAGTATTTCATGTGTTGGATTGAAATATTATGATTGCTAAAGAATTCTTCACGTCTTTGAGCATAGAATTGTTCCGTGTCAACGAGGACACCATCCATGTCAAAAATTACCGCTTTAAACTTGTTCATTTTCACCTAAAACTCCCTAATTGTCTGCTTATATCTGCTATATTATAACATATTTTTGGACGGAGTTTGTGACCCGGAGGTAACAAGCATAAAAACCGCCTTACAGCGATTTCTTTTTTATTTTTTCTTCTTGTCTTCTTCACGGACACGTGCTTTTCTCAAGGCAATTCTCTTTTGTCTTTCAAGCTCACGCTCTATTTTTCCTTCTGGGGCATATTTTTCTTCCCAATCCTCAGGTTTCAAAATTTTATGTGTTTCTGGATCAAAATGCGGTTGTCCATCCGGGAAAATTTTCCCCATATTT
This window of the Lactococcus garvieae subsp. garvieae genome carries:
- the dnaB gene encoding replicative DNA helicase — translated: MPDIDIIKAPPQDLAAEQAVLGAIFLDSDRLIEVKEFLSTDDFYKNAHKIIFRAMEYLSDNREAIDVLTVRSLLENQNDLETIGGIAYIAELATATPTAANASYYAKIVAEKSLLRQLINKLTQSVEKAYSQEDPAEDVLAEAEKSLIDVQQGRNTSSFRRISDVLSMNLDDLEERAKQKSTITGIATGYPALDAMTTGLHEEELIILAARPAVGKTAFALNIAQNIGTKQDKTVAIFSLEMGAESLVNRMLAAEGTIESHNLRTGQLNDEEWNQYFIAMGTLSKASIYIDDTPGIKITEIRARSRKLAQETGNLGLIVIDYLQLISGTGRENRQQEVSEISRQLKILAKELKVPVIALSQLSRGVEQRQDKRPVLSDIRESGSIEQDADIVAFLYRDDYYDRAGADDDDEGFNDVPEVDNKVEVIIEKNRSGSRGTVELLFLKEYNKFASIDNRYED
- a CDS encoding DHH family phosphoesterase, with the protein product MKSVQRFSPITIVLVMVIVQALESFLLIFSGSRMMAVFYLFLMNILITVGILLQARNYRLRRVEFIRKINDEAENSLNATLDNMPIGVIRYNKETYEPEWFNPFIDLIYHGDDRVLDKEEVKAIIQKYHEERNQFFTIEKKKYFITLDDEKNLIYLADATSEANSRESLQESRAVIGSISVDNYDDVTDLIADSERTKVNSLIASNLESFASKYGVYLRRVSSSRYYFFCDYGILNRMIEDKFSLLKDFRKNSAESKIPLTLSVGVSYGWNDFPSIGKTSLNNLELALVRGGDQAVLRENTPQAKTIYFGGNSESRTQKSRTRARAISTALQTIISESEDVFIVGHRFPDMDALGAAITMKNFVNMSGKEAYVVYDPEQLMPEVSRAIDLVNETEEGFAHIIKLETAFDMKTENSLLIMVDHSKTTQTLSLDFYKSFSKLVVIDHHRRDDDFPEHALLSYIESSASSASELAVELLQFHEYNSKMTVTDASIALAGIELDTKHFTKATTSRTFEVAAYLRSQGADNNLIKGILATEFEKYKKINEIILNSEYVAPGVVVALGKPDQKYDNVATAKAADTLLDMADVQAAFSITNHQNGYISISARSFKDYNVQTIMEAMGGGGHFNAAATQIYERNIDEVKHDLIALIKERENEQ
- a CDS encoding HAD family hydrolase: MNKFKAVIFDMDGVLVDTEQFYAQRREEFFSNHNISIQHMKYSDFIGGNMREIWPQILGVDFDQDEAAKLHAAYLKLKDNNPLPYKDLLFPDVKAVLEALENDNFKIGLASSSAMQDIDEMLNIHGLRPYFKSILSGNDLKATKPHPEIYQLSMKALNVKPEETLIIEDSEKGIAAGKAAGATVWAIEDTRFGMNQSAADAWFPNLTAVKEKLESFSAN
- the rplI gene encoding 50S ribosomal protein L9 encodes the protein MKVVFLADVKGQGKKGEIKEVPTGYANNFLLKKNLAKVATSAAVAELQGKTKAKEKEEAEELAAAKALKERLEQDDVMVEIKMKVGTTGHTFGAVDKADIAKALQSQLDVKVDKRKIQLINKIQALGIKDVPIKLHRDVTATVKVKVSER